From the genome of Anopheles merus strain MAF chromosome X, AmerM5.1, whole genome shotgun sequence, one region includes:
- the LOC121592403 gene encoding probable cytosolic oligopeptidase A, which translates to MAVSFCGKRLLLTRTNLFANPRRHGYIVLVPEIGEDLPEKNPLSSATGLPEFNNVTIEKCVGAIGQQAIAAEKSVRAIEERLEQAAAGTAPPVTDVIKDIILPLEATGAPLETTWGIAKTLYLGNSSRMPTKSYLTIHERARGARRAKFNSVPIYRTLKGALAEGRTKPDGELGGEERRLLQKYVLEAKLSGIEVDGSSKLELNEILERLAQERSRFAGKRDVAVKKYQQVIEDPALMKEFPPNLLQSLATDPSQAMKGPWRITLQPAVAERFLEYCGDRTHRWNLWQADTRKCSIHTDKSLENSSHLESIRALRKRQAKLLGYESYVHMSMETKMAGSVEAVRNALDELHRYAKPAADGELSTLERFAGEQGFRGPLDIYDVPYWKRRHLATVHQFDQEALKDYFPLPRVLAGLFQLAEQLFGVRIVERVGVDVWHEDVRFYDVLETGPNAPADPIGGFYTDFYSREDEKLAVADNAGWMVGIGSRSAAAPGARPLAALICNFPAPLYGKPSLLTLDDVQTLFNRFGKALQHLLTVCRYSDVAGLSNVEWDAVEVSGHVLTHLLHDAGTIRAISAHYTNEDPLPEPCVEAIQRRRTHLAGYRLCRELYLANLDLQLHLTSDYWLDVMRKLYPHYHPFPLDRKDAHPCSLVAIASGDWGAAYYGHLWSRMIAADVYSAFAEAKEPAARQEVGRRFRDTFLALGGGCHPGEVFRRFRGRDPSPTALLQTLGIYKPQTVGGGGGSAAAHPKAAGKEEQQQQQ; encoded by the exons ATGGCCGTTTCCTTTTGTGGCAAGCGACTGCTGCTAACGAGGACGAACCTGTTTGCGAACCCGCGGCGTCACGGGTACATAGTGCT AGTGCCCGAGATCGGGGAGGATCTGCCGGAGAAAAACCCACTCTCCAGCGCGACCGGCCTGCCCGAGTTTAACAATGTGACGATCGAGAAGTGTGTCGGCGCGATCGGGCAGCAGGCGATCGCGGCGGAGAAGAGTGTGCGGGCGATCGAGGAGCGGCTGGAGCAGGCGGCGGCCGGCACCGCCCCACCCGTGACGGACGTCATCAAGGACATCATACTGCCGCTGGAGGCGACGGGCGCCCCGCTCGAGACGACCTGGGGCATCGCGAAGACGCTCTACCTCGGCAACAGCTCGCGCATGCCGACGAAAAGCTACCTGACGATCCACGAGCGGGCCCGCGGTGCCCGGCGGGCCAAGTTCAACAGCGTGCCGATCTACCGGACGCTCAAGGGGGCGCTCGCGGAGGGCCGCACCAAGCCGGACGGCGAGCTGGGCGGCGAGGAGCGCCGGCTGCTGCAGAAGTACGTGCTGGAGGCGAAGCTGAGCGGGATCGAGGTGGACGGGTCGTCCAAGCTCGAGCTGAACGAGATACTGGAGCGGCTGGCGCAGGAGCGCTCGCGGTTCGCCGGCAAGCGGGACGTGGCGGTGAAGAAGTACCAGCAGGTGATCGAGGACCCGGCGCTGATGAAGGAGTTCCCGCCGAACCTGCTGCAGTCGCTCGCGACCGACCCGAGCCAGGCGATGAAGGGCCCGTGGCGGATCACGCTGCAGCCGGCGGTCGCGGAACGCTTCCTGGAGTACTGCGGCGACCGGACGCACCGCTGGAACCTGTGGCAGGCGGACACGCGCAAGTGCTCGATCCACACGGACAAGTCGCTGGAGAACAGCTCGCACCTCGAGTCGATCCGGGCGCTGCGCAAGCGGCAGGCCAAGCTGCTCGGCTACGAGTCGTACGTGCACATGTCGATGGAGACGAAGATGGCCGGGTCGGTCGAGGCGGTGCGCAACGCGCTGGACGAGCTGCACCGGTACGCGAAACCGGCCGCCGACGGGGAGCTGTCCACGCTGGAGCGGTTCGCGGGCGAGCAGGGCTTCCGCGGTCCGCTCGACATCTACGACGTGCCGTACTGGAAGCGGCGCCACCTGGCCACGGTGCACCAGTTCGACCAGGAGGCGCTGAAGGACTACTTTCCGCTGCCGCGCGTCCTCGCCGGGCTGTTCCAGCTGGCCGAGCAGCTGTTCGGCGTGCGCATCGTCGAGCGGGTCGGCGTGGACGTGTGGCACGAGGACGTGCGGTTCTACGACGTGCTGGAGACGGGGCCGAACGCACCGGCCGACCCGATCGGGGGCTTCTACACGGATTTCTACTCGCGCGAGGACGAAAAGCTGGCCGTCGCCGACAATGCCGGCTGGATGGTGGGCATCGGCAGCCGCAGTGCGGCGGCCCCCGGCGCCCGGCCGCTGGCCGCCCTGATCTGCAACTTCCCGGCGCCACTGTACGGCAAGCCGTCGCTGCTGACGCTGGACGACGTGCAGACGCTGTTCAACCGGTTCGGCAAGGCGCTGCAGCATCTGCTGACGGTCTGCCGGTACAGCGACGTGGCCGGCCTGTCCAACGTCGAGTGGGACGCGGTCGAGGTGAGCGGGCACGTGCTGACGCACCTGCTGCACGACGCCGGCACGATACGGGCCATCTCGGCGCACTACACGAACGAGGACCCGCTGCCGGAACCGTGCGTGGAGGCGATCCAGCGCCGCCGCACGCACCTCGCCGGCTACCGGCTGTGCCGCGAGCTGTACCTGGCCAATCTCGACCTGCAGCTGCACCTGACCAGCGACTACTGGCTGGACGTGATGCGCAAGCTGTACCCGCACTACCACCCGTTCCCGCTCGACCGGAAGGACGCCCATCCGTGCTCGCTGGTCGCGATCGCGTCCGGCGACTGGGGCGCCGCCTACTACGGCCACCTCTGGTCGCGCATGATCGCGGCCGACGTGTACAGCGCGTTCGCGGAGGCGAAGGAACCGGCCGCCCGGCAGGAGGTGGGCCGCCGGTTCCGCGACACGTTCCTGGCGCTCGGCGGCGGCTGCCATCCGGGCGAGGTGTTCCGGCGCTTCCGCGGGCGGGATCCGTCCCCGACCGCCCTGCTCCAGACGCTCGGCATTTACAAGCCGCAAACGgtgggcggcggtggtggatcCGCCGCGGCACACCCGAAAGCGGCCGGGAAGgaggaacagcagcagcagcagtag
- the LOC121593543 gene encoding uncharacterized protein LOC121593543 — protein sequence MKRNHWGKLADGSDDRKELDANDLVLTMSKMDKFQQIKLPYTITREKRVPLKNPLVTQTVEVMKQTEMIQTLIDTYSTKSGCNYILNPCQLMPTVHFPASNVVDLTRMEKITRPFWFVLPDETPFTRGDRRNYVKLSKPVVLQALRKAACGLLCMEGFSEINESALIMIVDGLDQYLRLLTSALRSARSEQDEEIGPVPTLAMVQRMCHGIGRAPVYQLHNYYKKLMTKNRDEVREFKDIYQEYDRLLQENQLSVQNMQKLGDLKEEDYMSFLDPQSHSSNGTTMDGTAMNIINFINGETVNGFKDILEGELLENSSTQDSSDQMQNQQFYQADSSSQGGFAPSGPM from the exons ATGAAGCGAAACCACTGGGGCAAGCTGGCGGACGGTTCGGACGACCGGAAGGAGCTGGATGCGAACGATCTCGTGCTGACGATGAGCAAGATGGACAAATTCCAGCAGATCAAGCTGCCGTACACCATCACCAGAGAGAAGCG CGTACCGCTAAAGAACCCGCTCGTCACGCAAACGGTGGAGGTGATGAAGCAGACCGAAATGATCCAAACGCTCATCGACACGTACTCGACCAAGTCGGGCTGCAACTACATACTGAACCCGTGCCAGCTGATGCCGACCGTCCACTTTCCCGCGAGCAACGTGGTCGACCTGACGCGGATGGAGAAGATCACGCGCCCGTTCTGGTTCGTGCTGCCGGACGAGACGCCCTTTACGCGCGGCGACCGGCGCAACTACGTGAAGCTGTCGAAGCCGGTCGTGCTGCAGGCGCTGCGGAAGGCGGCCTGCGGCCTGCTGTGCATGGAGGGCTTCTCGGAGATAAACGAGTCGGCGCTGATCATGATAGTGGACGGGCTCGACCAGTACCTGCGGCTGCTGACGAGCGCGCTCCGGTCGGCCCGGTCCGAGCAGGACGAGGAGATTGGGCCGGTGCCGACGCTCGCGATGGTGCAGCGCATGTGCCACGGTATCGGGCGGGCCCCGGTCTACCAGCTGCACAACTACTACAAAAAGCTGATGACCAAAAACCGGGACGAGGTGCGGGAGTTCAAGGACATCTACCAGGAGTACGACCGGCTGCTGCAGGAGAACCAGCTGTCGGTGCAGAACATGCAGAAGCTGGGCGACCTGAAGGAGGAGGACTACATGAGCTTTCTCGATCCGCAGTCGCACTCGTCGAACGGCACGACCATGGACGGGACGGCGATGAACATTATCAACTTTATCAACGGCGAAACGGTTAACGG TTTCAAGGACATTCTCGAGGGTGAGCTGCTGGAGAACAGCAGCACGCAGGACTCCTCCGATCAGATGCAGAACCAGCAGTTCTATCAGGCCGATTCTTCGTCACAGGGCGGGTTTGCCCCTTCCGGACCGATGTAG
- the LOC121592411 gene encoding solute carrier family 25 member 35-like encodes MDFLLGGCAATCAGFFSNPFDVIKTRQQLHGELLQRTSGAPGTTPTTTPASNPYSSVVRSFRSILRSEGVLGLQKGLVSALAFQFAMNSVRLGIYQTAENCEWTRGASPAGTLLRSIGWGGLSGVIGSTVACPFYMVKTQIQARSHGKYAVGYQHRHTGTLAALTGIYRERGIRGLWRGYPGIVTRTAVGSSAQLATFSTCKDLFGQFEWARDSVAVNAFAASMVSGFFTCVFMSPFDVIATRLFNQGVDANGRGLLYRSVADCFTKTLRTEGLHGLYKGFVPNYWRIAPHTILNLTFWDQFKEWRDLYYGY; translated from the exons ATGGACTTCCTGCTCGGGGGCTGTGCGGCGACCTGTGCCGGCTTCTTCAGCAACCCGTTCGACGTGATCAAGACGCGCCAGCAGCTGCACGGCGAGCTGCTACAGCGAACCAGTGGTGCCCCGGGCAccacacccaccaccacccccgcCAGCAATCCGTACAGCTCGGTGGTGCGCTCCTTCCGCTCGATCCTGCGGTCGGAGGGCGTGCTCGGCCTGCAGAAGGGGCTCGTGTCCGCGCTCGCCTTCCAGTTCGCGATGAACAGCGTCCGGCTCGGCATCTACCAGACGGCGGAAAACTGCGAGTGGACGAGGGGTGCCAGTCCGGCCGGCACGCTGCTGCGCTCGATCGGCTGGGGCGGGCTGAGCGGCGTCATCGGCTCGACCGTCGCCTGCCCGTTCTACATGGTGAAGACGCAGATACAGGCCCGGTCGCACGGCAAGTACGCGGTCGGCTACCAGCACCGGCACACCGGCACGCTGGCCGCCCTGACCGGCATCTACCGGGAGCGCGGCATCCGGGGGCTGTGGCGGGGCTACCCGGGCATCGTGACGCGCACCGCCGTCGGCTCGTCCGCCCAGCTCGCCACGTTCTCCACCTGCAAGGACCTGTTCGGGCAGTTCGAGTGGGCGCGCGACTCGGTCGCGGTGAACGCGTTCGCCGCCAGCATGGTGAGCGGGTTCTTTACCTGCGTCTTCATGTCACCGTTCGACGTGATCGCGACGCGGCTCTTCAACCAGG GTGTCGATGCGAATGGGCGCGGCTTGCTCTACCGGAGCGTGGCCGACTGCTTCACCAAAACGCTCCGGACCGAGGGCCTGCACGGGCTGTACAAGGGGTTCGTGCCGAACTACTGGCGCATCGCGCCCCACACCATCCTCAATCTGACGTTCTGGGATCAGTTCAAGGAGTGGCGTGATCTCTACTACGGATACTAG
- the LOC121593535 gene encoding late secretory pathway protein AVL9 homolog, which produces MQNQKPVLHILVVGFHHKKGCQVEFSYPPLVAGTEGKGECPSGWKYLPTLALPDGSHNFSSDFVCFNLPSLTDPEQSVYGISCYRQIALEEVRIRTADLTRSTVQKSVCTLLSLPIYGYVEVKLSLIAQAFFEQGDFSATEILVKAYEQLNACLVSLEPQEIGSTRLHFVGVPLRDLLLKWRHKILILFKLLLLQKRVICYGSPVHPTCALILGIASLHPELISKGFQQVACVKTSRPMSPMPTFSTPVEEQHGDAPPCRTTLPAIVTEQEAPHEPIAPCREADELLTDPDGRSIASAKEAALEETTTTPSSSSSSSPSSGSSMEAAGGGDGAGPNARPAAALLRETSVDTIASNFSSLYAIEPSEWGAPLRIFHEGVLCLPYISLPYMDLLTDPSVKGYMIGASNVLFQHKRQLADVMIDVESTLIDVLDGETKREMQLSTEDLRFVDFVVRHVQTPKEDAEGSEAWIRDQLYGYMVALLKTSLNADGSKEIEHFNAHFMGAFKATRCYGDWLERTAGGSVPAFEGLGGGHPFAGTLSVADMKLRIAQTMQNSESGRKLNQAVTNTSRAVGGALTTAKGAFSSWWTSFTATPQGGHMTMQGCSEPPSQDPSPIGSDQLGAADDDAAAAATDDSVGREQRNRTSESAEATGSPKHVIATAEVAAHPTANNSVVEIGREAELLDRGTSTATIMAGEAVTDQTNIPRRT; this is translated from the exons atgcaaaaccaaaaaccggTACTGCACATCCTGGTGGTGGGCTTCCACCACAAGAAGGGCTGCCAG GTGGAATTCTCGTACCCACCGCTCGTGGCCGGCACGGAAGGGAAGGGCGAATGTCCGTCCGGCTGGAAGTACCTGCCAACGCTCGCCCTGCCCGACGGCTCGCACAACTTCAGCAGCGATTTCGTCTGCTTCAACCTGCCGAGCCTGACCGATCCGGAGCAGTCGGTGTACGGCATCTCCTGCTACCGGCAGATCGCGCTCGAGGAGGTCCGGATACGGACGGCCGACCTGACGCGCAGCACGGTGCAGAAGTCGGTCTGCACGCTGCTGTCGCTGCCGATCTACGGCTACGTCGAGGTGAAGCTGTCCCTGATTGCGCAGGCGTTCTTCGAGCAGGGCGACTTTTCCGCCACCGAGATACTGGTGAAGGCGTACGAGCAGCTGAACGCCTGCCTGGTGTCGCTCGAGCCGCAGGAGATCGGCTCGACCCGGCTCCACTTTGTCGGCGTGCCGCTGCGCGATCTGTTACTGAA aTGGCGGCACAAAATCTTAATCCTCTTTaagctgcttctgctgcagaAGCGCGTGATATGCTACGGCTCGCCGGTCCATCCCACGTGCGCCCTCATCCTCGGCATTGCCTCGCTGCACCCGGAGCTGATCAGCAAAGGCTTCCAGCAGGTGGCTTGCGTTAA AACTTCCCGGCCGATGTCGCCCATGCCCACCTTTAGCACGCCCGTCGAGGAGCAGCATGGCGACGCCCCGCCGTGCCGGACTACGCTCCCGGCGATCGTCACCGAGCAGGAGGCACCGCACGAGCCGATCGCCCCCTGCCGGGAAGCGGACGAGCTGCTGACCGATCCGGACGGGCGCAGTATCGCCAGCGCCAAGGAGGCCGCCCTCGAAGAAACGACCACcaccccctcctcctcctcctcctccagccCGTCGTCTGGGTCCTCGATGGAGGCGGCGGGTGGCGGGGACGGCGCCGGCCCCAATGCACGGCCGGCCGCCGCGCTGCTGCGCGAAACGAGCGTCGACACGATCGCGTCCAACTTTTCCAGCCTGTACGCGATCGAACCGTCCGAGTGGGGCGCCCCGCTGCGCATCTTTCACGAGGGCGTCCTGTGCCTGCCGTACATCTCGCTGCCGTACATGGACCTGCTGACCGATCCGTCGGTCAAGGGGTACATGATCGGTGCGTCGAACGTGCTGTTCCAGCACAAGCGCCAGCTGGCCGACGTCATGATCGACGTCGAGTCGACGCTCATCGACGTGCTGGACGGGGAGACGAAGCGCGAGATGCAGCTGAGCACGGAGGACCTGCGGTTCGTGGACTTTGTCGTGCGGCACGTGCAAACGCCGAAGGAGGACGCGGAGGGCAGCGAGGCGTGGATACGGGACCAGCTGTACGGGTACATGGTGGCGCTGCTGAAAACCTCCCTCAATGCGG ACGGCAGCAAAGAAATTGAGCATTTCAATGCACACTTTATGGGTGCGTTTAAGGCGACCCGTTGCTATGGCGACTGGCTGGAACGAACGGCGGGTGGGTCGGTGCCCGCCTTTGAGGGGCTCGGTGGGGGCCACCCGTTCGCCGGGACGCTCTCCGTTGCCGATATGAAGCTACGAATCGCAca AACGATGCAGAACAGCGAAAGTGGGCGCAAGCTGAACCAGGCCGTTACGAACACGAGTCGGGCGGTGGGCGGTGCACTCACCACCGCCAAGGGTGCATTCTCCAGCTGGTGGACGTCGTTCACCGCGACCCCGCAGGGCGGACACATGACAATGCAGGGCTGCTCGGAGCCACCGTCCCAGGACCCGTCGCCCATCGGATCGGATCAACTCGGGGCCGCAGACGacgacgccgccgccgccgccaccgacgATAGCGTTGGTCGGGAGCAGCGCAATCGTACCAGCGAGTCGGCCGAGGCAACCGGCTCGCCCAAGCACGTCATAGCGACGGCCGAGGTGGCGGCCCATCCGACCGCCAACAACAGTGTGGTCGAGATTGGCCGGGAAGCCGAGCTGCTCGACAGAGGGACGTCGACGGCGACAATAATGGCCGGCGAGGCCGTAACCGACCAGACGAACATTCCGCGGCGCACATAA
- the LOC121596019 gene encoding cytosolic endo-beta-N-acetylglucosaminidase produces the protein MEEEKTDCDSAHAQMCQPILTLQALLDFEQGPHPWKNLVEPIAPRSRSRHLGDRYQVLEFADGPVTQVANESRPQVLLCHDFKGNYLNDRYINGVQGEERWVDYRFYNWAAIDIFCYFSHHFVTVPTLQWLNCAHRNGVKVIGTLIVEHKNVQLLRDILQSEEFMRRVVEALVAVSKVCQFHGWLLNIECGLETGKVGLLRDFVQLLTERCHAEIPGSLVIWYDAIAKTGRLEWQNELNSANDTFFLACDGIFLNYAWDRQKLERTESYIRNYCPDRRLDVYVGIDVFGRSQKAQMDTHAPLEQVLSFPFSVALFAPGWTFESLEESSRRDRLEPDDRNVLFLQMNDRFWNRLWRHLYVRGPVQLPFYSSFCLGSGKFYNRLGRTQSAECWFNLAKQHFQPTIPYTPPLEYGTRSDPLAHWTHHFDGALDGGSCLKLRNDARDKRLFACDFPCDDDLIVCYAHRRSNPTAIDLGLVLKAYCGRRHECLRIVCANADCHVGERSNEVRALPLDKEQSLQLLKLGATSQLPLADTVNGWDIRYYYLSAERLPVGIRIVDIGIKLHKEPDAHENDHALLGAIHLQAGIPAHRDRLLQRTVLVFDRPE, from the exons ATGGAGGAGGAGAAAACGGACTGTGATAGCGCAC ATGCGCAAATGTGCCAACCGATCCTGACGCTGCAGGCGCTGCTCGACTTCGAGCAGGGGCCGCACCCGTGGAAGAACCTGGTCGAGCCGATCGCGCCCCGCTCCCGGTCCCGCCATCTCGGCGACCGCTACCAGGTGCTGGAGTTTGCGGACGGGCCGGTCACGCAGGTGGCGAACGAGTCGCGGCCGCAGGTCCTGCTCTGCCACGACTTCAAGGGCAACTACCTGAACGACCGGTACATCAACGGGGTGCAGGGGGAGGAGCGCTGGGTCGACTATCGGTTCTACAACTGGGCCGCGATCGACATCTTCTGCTACTTTAGCCACCATTTCGTGACGGTGCCGACGCTGCAGTGGCTCAACTGTGCGCACCGGAACGGCGTGAAGGTGATCGGGACGCTGATCGTGGAGCACAAGAACGTGCAGCTGCTGCGGGACATCCTGCAGTCGGAGGAGTTTATGCGGCGCGTGGTGGAAGCGCTCGTGGCCGTGTCGAAGGTGTGCCAGTTTCACGGCTGGCTGCTGAACATCGAGTGCGGGCTGGAGACGGGCAAGGTCGGGCTGCTGCGCGACTTCGTGCAGCTGCTGACCGAGCGGTGCCACGCGGAGATCCCGGGCAGCCTGGTCATCTGGTACGACGCGATCGCCAAGACCGGCCGGCTCGAGTGGCAGAACGAGCTGAACAGTGCGAACGACACGTTCTTTCTCGCGTGCGACGGCATCTTCCTCAACTACGCCTGGGACCGGCAGAAGCTCGAGCGGACGGAGAGCTACATCCGCAACTACTGCCCGGACCGGCGGCTGGACGTGTACGTCGGGATCGACGTGTTCGGCCGCAGCCAGAAGGCGCAGATGGACACGCACGCCCCGCTCGAGCAGGTGCTGAGCTTCCCGTTCTCGGTCGCACTGTTCGCGCCCGGCTGGACGTTCGAGTCGCTGGAGGAATCGTCCCGCCGGGACCGGCTCGAGCCGGACGACCGGAACGTGCTGTTTCTGCAGATGAACGACCGCTTCTGGAACCGGCTGTGGCGCCACCTGTACGTGCGCGGCCCCGTGCAGCTCCCGTTCTACAGCTCGTTCTGTCTCGGGTCGGGCAAGTTCTACAACCGGCTGGGCAGGACGCAATCGGCCGAGTGCTGGTTCAACCTGGCCAAGCAGCACTTCCAGCCGACCATCCCGTACACGCCCCCGCTCGAGTACGGCACGCGCAGCGACCCGCTCGCCCACTGGACGCACCACTTTGACGGGGCGCTCGACGGCGGCTCCTGCCTGAAGCTGCGCAACGACGCCCGCGACAAGCGCCTGTTCGCGTGCGACTTCCCGTGCGACGACGATCTGATCGTGTGCTACGCGCACCGGCGCAGCAACCCGACCGCGATCGACCTCGGGCTGGTGCTGAAGGCGTACTGCGGCCGGCGCCACGAGTGCCTGCGCATCGTGTGCGCCAACGCGGACTGCCACGTGGGCGAGCGGAGCAACGAGGTGCGCGCGCTGCCGCTCGACAAGGAGCAGTCGCTGCAGCTGCTGAAGCTCGGCGCGACGTCCCAGCTCCCGCTGGCCGACACCGTCAACGGGTGGGACATACG GTACTACTATCTGTCGGCGGAGCGGCTGCCGGTCGGCATACGGATCGTGGACATTGGCATCAAGCTGCACAAAGAGCCGGACGCGCACGAGAACGATCACGCACTGCTCGGTGCCATCCATCTGCAGGCCGGCATACCGGCCCACCGGGACCGTCTGCTGCAGCGCACCGTACTGGTGTTCGATCGTCCCGAGTAA